The Thamnophis elegans isolate rThaEle1 chromosome Z, rThaEle1.pri, whole genome shotgun sequence genome contains a region encoding:
- the LOC116520601 gene encoding zinc finger protein 133-like, giving the protein MRHVRGELQPAAGSAAPPKQQHAGERAFVCPECGRGFSLKHNLIIHQRIHTGEKPFGCSVCGKRFSLKQNLLTHQRVHGGPARRPFACPVCGKHFREERLLTAHEKRDDCEQQQQGSLEDQTGPVDEEGEEDFARRRLRVKHQAKPPQTRAAFARRGSGEPLGGRSGLAGSPRTRQAKERPPNPNRGSAARRSLPVLDVREELFAEGNLAAHRRSHRERESLS; this is encoded by the coding sequence ATGCGCCATGTGCGGGGAGAGCTTCAGCCAGCCGCTGGGTCTGCTGCGCCACCAAAGCAGCAACACGCTGGCGAACGAGCCTTCGTCTGTCCCGAGTGCGGCCGGGGCTTCAGCCTCAAACACAACCTCATCATCCACCAGCGCATCCACACCGGCGAGAAGCCATTCGGCTGCAGCGTCTGCGGGAAGCGCTTCAGCCTCAAGCAGAACCTGCTCACCCACCAACGGGTTCACGGTGGCCCAGCCCGCCGCCCTTTCGCTTGCCCCGTCTGCGGGAAGCACTTCCGGGAAGAACGGCTGCTCACCGCTCACGAGAAAAGAGACGACtgcgagcagcagcagcagggcagCCTGGAAGACCAAACAGGGCCTGTCGACGAGGAGGGTGAGGAGGATTTTGCGCGCCGCCGGCTGAGGGTCAAGCATCAAGCGAAGCCTCCCCAAACCCGGGCCGCCTTTGCCCGTCGGGGTTCCGGGGAACCCTTAGGGGGACGAAGTGGCCTTGCTGGCTCACCAAGGACCCGGCAAGCCAAGGAGAGACCCCCAAACCCAAACCGAGGCTCCGCAGCGAGACGCTCCCTTCCAGTGCTTGACGTGCGGGAAGAACTTTTCGCAGAAGGCAACCTGGCGGCACATCGTCGGAGTCACCGGGAGCGGGAGTCCCTCAGCTGA